GATACTCCATAAATTTTCACTATTTTTGCACTCATTTTATAACTCAATGGGCAAGAATAAATTAGCAAGATTCGCAGAAAACAAAATATTACCAAATGTAATCCAACCAACAAGAGAAGATGCTTTAAATGGTTTCGAACTTAAAGGAAAATGGAGAGACAATTTCTTTAAAAACAACAATCCGATTGTATTGGAATTGGGCTGTGGTAAAGGAGAATATTCTGTAGGACTGGCAAAAACATTCCCTGAAAAAAACTTTATCGGAGTTGATATTAAAGGGGCCAGATTTTGGTTTGGTGCTAAAGAAGCTGTAGATAACAACATGACGAATGTGGCTTTTTTAAGAACACAAATAGAGCTTGTAGATTATTTCTTTGCTGAAAATGAGGTAGACGAAATCTGGATTACGTTCCCGGATCCACAAATAAAATACAAAAGAACAAAACACAGATTAACACATCCGGACTTTTTAAACCGTTATAAGAAGTTCCTGAAGCCAGGAGGAATTATTCACCTGAAAACCGATTCAGAATTTCTGCATGGGTATACCCTTGGATATTTACAGGGTGCAGGCTATGAGATTATTTCTGCTCACCATGATATCTATGGTGCCCCTGAATATGATCCTAATACGGAACATTTGAGAGACATCAAAACGTATTATGAAGAGCTATTCTCGGCAAAAGGAAAAACGATTACTTACATTAAATTCCGGATCAGCTGATGAAATAGAACAACCTGATGAAAAAAAATTTTTTAACGATTCTATTCTTCACATTTCTTATTCCCAACTTTATACAGGCTCAAAAAGGCAGTAAAGACATTTTAAAAAGCACAAACATTAAAGAAATTGAAGAATACCTGAAGAACGCACACCCTGACGATCCTAAAAAGAGCGTACTGAAACCTAAGCTTATTGCTTTAAAAAACTCCGAATGGACAAAAGGTGCCCGTACAGCCAAACCTATGGAAGCAAGGCCTGTAATTGCGGATATCCCGAAAAGTGCTTTGAGAAATCCTAATTCGGATGATGCTGAAGAATTTAAGAAGCTCATTGCTGAAACCTCCGTACAACACAAGGAAAAAACAGTGAAGCTCCTGAATGCCATGTTTAATGAGGATATTAACCGCAATGAGGCTATTCTTTTATTCAAGAATAATTCAGACTGCAATATCGTCCTGCGAATAGAAGGAAAAGAGTTTTACAACCTTGCTGTTCCAGCCCGTGCAGAAAACTTCATTGTCCTTAAAAAGGATTCATATACGCTCAACAGCAATATCTGCGATATGAAATATTCCTCACTGAAAGACATTAAAAAAAGTATATTTGTAACGATAGAGAATCCGAATCAATCCTCCAAAACAGAAGTGAAATCTGCCCAAAAGGAGCCAACACCGGAAAAGTCTCCGAAAAAACAAAAATCAAAAAGTAAAATAGGATGAGAAAACTGTTCGTTTTTGCCGGAATTTCATTGATTCTTGCCAGTTGTAATGTAAATTATGGCAGCTACCCGGGAAGGACCTCCTACCCTTACCCAACCAGCAATGCAGGAAACAGTGCCAACACGGAAAGAGAATATAGTGAACTGATAAAAACCTATAAACCGGAAACAGCTGATGTTCTTAATGATCTTCTTAACAGTGATGATCCTAAGAATCCCAGAACCTCTATTTCGGTAGAAAACAAATCTTCATGTAATATGGTGCTTACGGTAAGCGGAGGTAATTTCTTTAAGAAAATCCCTATTGGTGCCGGAAAAATAGGATATACAATGGTTCCTAAAAATCAGAATTACAGATTATCCGGAGTTGTTTGTAACTCGGCTTATCAGTCTACAAAGTTTGTCACAACTTCTTATTCTATAAAACTTTCAAATTAAAATACGGCCCGCAGAATTCTGTGGGTTTTTATTTTTTATTAATAAAAAGCTTTAGTTATCACCAATAAAAAAACGCTGGATCAAAATCCAGCGTTTTTCCTATATAAAAGAAAATCTTCAATTATTCTGCATCGAAATCAGCATCTGTATCAGCAGATACTTTTTCTCCTTCTTCTTTAGATTTTTCTTTATCAGCTTTTCTTTGAGACTGACCTTCTTTGATAGATTCAGAAACTACGCTAAGGATCATATCAATAGACTTAGAAGCATCATCGTTTCCTGGGATAACGAAGTCAACTTTTCTAGGGTCAGAGTTTGTATCAACGATACCGAAAACTGGAATACCAAGTTTCTTAGCTTCAGTTACCGCGATGTGCTCTCTTAAGATATCAACTACAAATACAGCAGATGGAAGTCTCACCATGTCAGCGATAGAACCTAAGTTCTTCTCTAGGTTAGCTCTTTGTCTGTCAACCTGTAATCTTTCTTTTTTAGATAAAGTTTCGAACGTACCGTCTTTTTTCATTTTGTCGATAGAGTTCATCTTCTTTACAGCCTTTCTGATCGTAACGAAGTTCGTTAGCATACCACCTGGCCATCTTTCAGTAATATAAGGCATATTAAGTTCTGAAGCATGTTTTGCAACCACTTCTTTCGCTTGTTTCTTAGTAGCTACGAAAAGAACTTTTTTACCTGCAGAAGTTAATTTTTCTAAAGCGCTGCACGCTTCATCTAATTTAACTGCTGTTTTATGTAAGTCTACAATGTGAATACCGTTTTTCTCCATAAAAATGTATGGAGCCATATTTGGGTTCCACTTTCTAGTCATGTGACCGAAGTGTACACCAGCCTCTAAAAGGTCTTTTACATTTGCTTTTGCCATGTTTTCTGTTTTTGTTAGTTTACTTTCCGTCTTTTAAACAATCAACAACTTCTTTAGATGGGAGAAGCGTTTGGATGCTAAACGTAACGGGCAATTGGCGGTTTGCTTTTTGCTTTTGGCAATTGGCTTTTCGCCGAGATTAAGTTAAAAAAAAATTTAATACATTTCTGTAGCCAATAGCCATAAGCCATCTGCCAACGAGAAATCTTAACGTTTTGAGAATTGGAATCTCTTTCTTGCTTTTTTCTGACCTGGCTTCTTTCTTTCCACCATTCTTGCGTCTCTTGTAAGTAAACCAGCAGGCTTTAATGCTAATCTGAACTCAGCGTTGATCTCGCATAAAGCTCTTGAAATACCTAATCTGATAGCTTCTGCCTGACCCGTATTTCCACCACCGAAAACATTTACGGTAACATCATACTGACCAACAGTCTCAGAAAGGATAAACGGTTGGTTTAGTTTGTAAACCATCACGTCTGTAGAGAAATATTCTTTAGCATCTTTACCGTTTACTGTAATAACACCAGAACCTGGTTTTACATAAACTCTAGCTACAGAAGTTTTTCTTCTTCCGATTTTGTGAACTATAGACATAATTAATTATTTAAATTCGTTAACATTAATTGTTTTAGGCTGTTGAGCTTCATGTTTGTGCTCAGTTCCTTCATATAAGTAAAGGTTCTTAAGGATAGCAGCTCCTAATCTGTTTTTAGGCAACATACCTTTTACAGATTTCTCTAATACCTTTAAAGAATCTTTCTTTTGAAGTTCAGCCGCAGTCATAGACTTCTGTCCTCCAGGATATCCTGTATGCCAGATGTAAGTCTTATCAGCCCACTTATTTCCGGAAAGCGTAATTTTCCCAGCATTCAAAACGATTACGTTATCACCACAATCTACGTGAGGTGTAAAGTTCGTTTTGTGCTTACCTCTCAAAATCTTTGCAACCGTAGAAGCTAGTCTTCCTAACGGCTGTCCTTCAGCGTCTACCACAACCCATTCTTTATTAGCAGTAGCTTTGTTCGCTGAAACAGTTTTGTAACTTAATGTATTCACACGTTTTAGTTAAAGATTAAACATAATTTACCCCTAAAAGGGTGTGCAAAGGTACAAATTATTTTTGTAACCCAAAAACATATTTTATTTAATCTATATAATCTATCCCATACACCCCTCTATCAATAGATTTTAACATTAATTACAATTTGGCATATATCTTGCGAACAAATGTTCCGATGAAAAAAACACTTCGAAGATTCTAAAAACACCAATGAAGCAGCAAAGAGTTTTTTCCCTCAACTCTTTCTTTTATTAAATTTACTTTAAAGATTTCCGTAAAACATACAGATATAATTATAATTTCATTGAAATAATTATATTTGCGCTAATCATATTCCCTAATCCATGAGCCACGGAAAACTAAGAGAAGACAAAACCTGCCTAAACTGCGGACACCAGGTTGAAGAAAGATTCTGCCCACACTGCGGACAGGAAAATATTGAAAGCAGACAGCCTTTTCATTTTCTGTTTACTCATTTCATTGAAGATTTTACCCATTATGATGGCCAGTTCTGGAGAACCATACAATATCTGTTTACCAAACCGGGATTACTTACTAAAGAATATCTTGCTGGTAAAAGACAATTATATGTGGCACCTGTAAAACTCTATATATTTATAAGTTTCCTTACATTCTTCCTTCCCAATGTTTTACCACATGCCAAAGAGGAAGAAGAAAAGCCAAGCAAAGCTAAAACCGAAGAAAAAGCAAAAAAACAAAAAGAAGTCTCCAAAGACATTGTAAAAGATTTACAAAAAGGAGGAGTTTTGTCACATGAAACCGTTAATGCAGCTCAAAAAGCACTGGAGGATGATACTTTGAAGATAAAGGATGGAAAAGAAAGAGACGAGCTTTTCGACAGCACGTTTGATCCTAAAGAAGCATCCATTATGCATGCTTACTCCATGAAACAGTATGACTCTATTATGGCGAAGGATGATACCGGGATTTATACTATCATGAGACCTATTGCAGGGAAAGTATTTGAATTGAAGGAGGACGGATACAGCAAGAATCAGATTTGGGAAAAGTATAAAGAAAATTTTATCCACACCATTCCGAAAGCGCTGTTTGTTTATCTGCCAATATTTGCCTTCTTTTTATGGGTGTTTCACAACAAGAAAAAATGGTGGTATTTTGATCATGGTATATTTACCCTTCACTATTTCTCATTTTTATTATTAGCGATACTGGTATTTATAGTAGGAGAAAAAATTGTAAGCTTTTTACCCAGCAGCAGCTTGCTTACCTTACTATATGTCTTAGCCTGCTTAGGACTAGGGCTTTATATGACAGTTTATTTCTTTGTAGCCCATCACAGGGTATATGAAACAAAAAAAAGAATCAGTATTCTGAAAGGTTCCGTATTATTTATTATCAATTATATCGGATTGATTCTGATGTTTATGGTATTGATGTACCTAAGCTTTATTATGCTGCATTAATTTAGTTTCTAAGGGATTTATTCCCCCTGAAGCTTGCAAATAAATAATAGGCAACAAAAACGGTTGAAAATTTCAGAATAGACGGAATGGCCAGTTCAAGAGTAAAAATTAAAGCACCAATAAGTACCAGAACTCCCATTGCTACAAATGAAAGAATTAATTTTTTAGGCAAGGCGAAATCAGGAGTATCCAGATAATAAGCAATTCCCCAGGCAGAACCGAAGGCGAAGGCATAATAAATATCCAGCGCGATATTTTCCGAACTTATAAAAAATAATTGATCAGGAAACTTACTACTGTTCCTAAAGCGAAATACATCAAAGCTTTTTGCATGTCTGTAAAAATATGCTGCAAAAATAGAGATTTTAATCGGGGTGCAGAATCGTTTTCCCCATTTAATTATTGAATTGAAGGTTAAGTTAAAAAGATTTTCATTTCAGAATAATCCAGGTTGTATCATTACAATATTACCCGAAAAGGTAATTGACAAGAAATATTACAAATTCTAAATTTGAAATAGAATCAAAAGCTGAAAAATCATCATACTTATTTTAAAGGTATTGAAAATGAACGATCAGGTTTTGAAAAAAATTACAAACCAAAAAAACAATAGACATGAAAAAGATTCCAAAAACAACAGTAAAAATTGCGCAATTCACAGAAAACAATGTGGAAGTGAACGTAATAATCAGTTCTAATACACAATTTGGTGACCCTCATTTTATCGTTAATGAAAAATGGATAGAAGACAATAATTTAAATGATGATAAATTTTCATTTACCATACCAAAAGTAGATTTAACATCTGATAAATTACTTTTCGCAACATCTTTCAATATTAATATGCAGATTAACCATCTGCAGATCTTAATCAATACATGCAGAATAAAATTCGAATTCCCTCAAATTCCTGCCAAGAACTTTCATTTCAACCCTTTTGAAGGTAAAAAAGTTGAAGACTTAGCCGACAAGAAGAGCTATCCTGTTTATAAATTCATAAAACTTAAGCTATGAAAAAGTTATTAATACTAACAGCTTTGGTGACTGGAATAACATTGCTATTTTCCCAAAACAAAGAAATTACTGCAGAATTAAACAAACTGGAACTTTCCAATGCACCAAGTGTAATGCTCCTCGGTTTAGCAAGCTCTGATTTGGAAACTCCAAAATCAAAAAAGGCTTTCATGACCAGTATTGTGAATTCATTCAGCGAAAATGAAGGTCTTCCCAATGCCTATGCGGTAGAACTTACCCCAACCCATTTATTTCCTTTAACGGAAATGAATGCATTGAAATATGCCGGCATTAAAACCATTAAAGATGTAAATAATGAAGATAAGCATAAGAATAACATCTTCAGTGAAGCCAAAAACGTTTCATTCTCCTTTGCCTTTCTGAGAAATTATAAAATTGAAAATCTTAACACAGAAAATCCATCGGTATCTTTTTCTTTGCGAACAACTATATTTAAGATAAGAAATAAGAAAAATATAGCTGATATTGTCGCTTCGAATGATATCATCTCAGAGATGTTAACTAGCATCCAGAAAGAATTTGAAACATCAAAAAAGTTTATAGATATAAACTTATCTAGTGATAGCAATGATGAAAAAATCGGAAAAATTGAAAAGGCATACGACGAATTTGTAACAGATTATTACAAAACCGGAAAATATAAAAAATTCATTGACGAAACCGAAAATTATAAAAAATACCTTGACGAAAAACCTGCTTTTCAATTAGATGTTGCTTCGGCCTACAGTACTTTCTTTTTAGATAACCAGTTTAAAAATAATCAATTCGGAAAATTCGGAGTTTGGATGACGATGAGTTCCGGAATCAATCTGGAAAGGAAAAATCAAAAGCCAAAACCAACTGAAGAACAAAAGGCAGTCGAAAATCAAAAGAATGAAAAACCCAAAGTAATGATCAAAGAAACTCCTACAGAAGCTTCAAAGATTGAAAAAAGATTGAATTTCTATGCCGTTGCAAGATATATGCAGGACAAAACAGTTTATGATATTGCCAACGGGTTCAGCAAAACCAACAATTATGATTTTGGTGGAAAAATAGAGCTTGTTTATAATAAATTCTCTATTGGCTATGAATTCATTTACAGAAGCAGTGACTTGGATAACACTTATCGTTCCAACGGAATCATCAACTATAAGGTATCTGACAGTGTGTATATTAATGCTGCTTTCGGAAAAAATTATGGCGATAAAGACAATCTCATTTCATTCTTAGGTTTGAACTGGGGACTGGACAGCAAAAGAAAAACACTTTTCTCAGAAAAATAATAAAACAGGAAATTTTCCCTGAAATAAAGACCCAACTTCAGGCTTAGGCCGGGGAGAAAATGTCGGCAGATTCTGTTCTGCCGACATTTATATTTTTAGGGAATAGCGTAATAATCTGAAAAATACAGACCTAACCTCTGACAAAGTCTGTAAGATTCAAAAAACAATTATTATAAACATTTAAAAATCAAAACATTAACCTACAAGTCAAGGTTTTCATTTTATTACTATATTTGAGAACTTAGAAACTGTCTAGAATTTTTTATGGAAACCCAAAAATATACTCCAACCAACAAGGTAAGAATCGTAACTGCTGCCTCATTATTTGATGGGCATGATGCTGCGATCAATATTATGCGTCGTGTTATTCAGGGAACAGGATGCGAAGTGATCCACTTAGGACACGATAAATCAGCAGAGGAAGTTGTAAACACAGCCATCCAGGAAGATGCCAATGCAATTGCATTAACTTCATATCAGGGAGGTCACAATGAATATTTCAAATATATCTACGACCTTTTGAGAGAAAAAAATTCACCTCAGATCAAAATTTTTGGCGGCGGTGGCGGTGTAATTCTTCCGGAAGAAATTAAAGATCTGATGTCTTATGGAATCGACAGAATTTATTCTCCGGATGATGGCCGTGAGCTTGGACTTCAGGGAATGATTGATGATCTGGTACACAGATCAGATTTTGCTACAGGAAAAGATGTTACAGCAAAAGATCTTGACGATATCAGCTTTGAAAACCCTTCAAGCATTGCACAGATCATCTCAGCCGTTGAAAACTTTTCAGAAGAAAAACCTGAACTTGTAAAAGCAATCGACGAAAAATCTAAAGATTTAACCATTCCGATTATTGGTATCACAGGTACCGGAGGTGCGGGTAAGTCTTCTTTAACAGATGAATTGGTAAGACGTTTCTTACGTTCCAATACTGATAAAAAAATCGCTATTATTTCCATTGACCCTTCGAAAAAGAAAACCGGAGGTGCTTTATTGGGAGACAGAATCCGTATGAACGCGATCAATGATCCAAGAGTTTATATGCGTTCTATGGCTACCAGAGAAAACAACGTTTCTGTTTCTCCTTTCATTCACTCTGCACTGAATGTCCTGAAACTGGCTCATCCGGACGTAATCATCCTTGAAACTTCAGGAATCGGGCAGTCTGGTTCAGAAGTTTCTGATTTCGCAGATGTTTCCATGTATGTAATGACTCCTGAATATGGAGCTTCTACACAGCTGGAAAAAATCGACATGTTAGATTATGCAGATCTTGTCGCACTGAATAAATCTGACAAACGTGGTGCATTGGATGCACTTCAGGCGGTAAGAAAACAGTTCCAGAGAAACCATTTACTATGGGAAAGCCCATTAGACGATATGCCGGTATATGCAACCAAAGCATCTCAGTTTAATGATCACGGAACTACAGAATTATACAACAGATTAGTTTCAAAAGTAAATGATAAATTCTCTGAATTAAATCTAAAAACTTTTGTAGAACAGGAAATTACAGAAGAAGTAACCATCATCCCTCCGAAAAGAGTCCGTTACCTTTCTGAAATCGTTGAAAACAATAAACAATACGACATCAATATTGAAAAACAGGCAGAATTAGCCAGAAAAATGTATCATATTGAAGGCGTAAAAAATATCATTTCCAATGACGTTCTGGATGCTGAATATCAAAAAGCAGAAAAAGAACTTCAACAGGATAATATCGACTTCCTAAAGACTTGGGACGATACGAAAAAAGCTTTCCATGCAGAGTTTTATTCTTATTTCGTGAGAGGAAAAGAGATCAAGGTTGAAACTTCTACTGAATCTTTATCTCACTTAAGAATTCCAAAAATTGCATTACCAAAATACAATGACTGGGGAGATCTGATCAAATGGAAAGGACAGGAAAACCTTCCGGGAAGCTTCCCTTACACTGCAGGTATTTATCCGTTCAAGAGAACCGGAGAAGATCCTACAAGGATGTTTGCAGGAGAAGGAGGTCCTGAAAGAACTAACAGAAGATTCCATTATGTTTCTGCAGAAATGCCTGCAAAACGTTTATCTACAGCTTTTGACTCTGTTACATTATACGGTCAGGATCCGGCTTTACCACCAGATATTTATGGTAAAATCGGGAACGCGGGAGTTTCTATTGCAACACTGGATGATGCTAAGAAATTGTATTCCGGATTTGATCTTGTGAATGCATTGACTTCGGTTTCAATGACGATCAACGGTCCTGCACCAATGCTGCTGGCTTTCTTCATGAATGCTGCCATCGATCAGAATGTTGAAAAATATATCAAAGAAAACGGTTTAGAGGCTAAAGTAGAAGCTAAGCTGAAGGAAAAATTTGACGATAAAGGTTTAGAAAGACCAAAATACAACGGTGAACTTCCTCCATCCAATAATGGTTTGGGACTACAGCTATTAGGATTAACAGGTGATGAAGTGATTCCTGCAGATGTATATGCGGAAATCAAAGCAAAAACAATCGCTACTGTTCGTGGTACAGTTCAGGCTGACATCTTAAAAGAAGACCAGGCTCAGAATACATGTATCTTCTCTACAGAATTTGCATTGAGATTAATGGGTGACGTTCAGGAATATTTCATTACAGAAAAAGTAAGAAATTTCTACTCTGTTTCCATTTCGGGATACCACATTGCAGAAGCAGGAGCCAACCCGGTTTCTCAGCTGGCATTTACATTGGCGAATGGTTTCACGTATGTGGAATATTACTTAAGCCGTGGAATGGATATCAATGATTTTGCACCGAACTTATCTTTCTTCTTCTCTAACGGTATCGACCCTGAATATTCAGTAATCGGGCGTGTAGCAAGAAGAATCTGGGCAAAAGCGATGAAATTAAAATACGGCGCAGACGAAAGAAGCCAGATGCTGAAATACCACATCCAGACTTCAGGACGTTCTCTTCATGCTCAGGAAATTGATTTCAACGATATCAGAACCACTCTTCAGGCACTTTATGCAATCTATGATAACTGTAACTCTCTTCATACAAACGCTTATGATGAGGCAATTACAACGCCTACTGAGCAATCGGTAAGAAGAGCCATGGCTATTCAGCTGATCATTAATAAAGAATTAGGATTGGCTAAAAATGAAAACCCACTTCAGGGATCATTCATCATTGAAGAATTAACGGATCTTGTAGAAGAAGCTGTATATGCAGAATTCGACAGAATTACAGAAAGAGGAGGTGTTCTTGGAGCCATGGAAACCATGTATCAGCGTTCAAAAATCCAGGAAGAATCTATGCATTACGAATGGCTTAAGCATACCGGTGAATACCCGATTATTGGAGTAAATACATTCTTAGGAAAAGACGGTTCACCAACCGTTTTACCGGGAGAAGTTATCCGTTCTACAGAAGAAGAGAAGCAGGCACAGATTGAATCTCTTCATAACTTCCAGCAAGCGAATGAAGGCAAATCTGAAGAAGCTTTAAATCAACTTCAGCATGCAGCCATCAACCAGCAAAACTTATTTGAAATGATGATGGATGCCGTGAAATACTGTTCTTTAGGACAGATTACCAATGCTTTATTCGAAGTAGGTGGTAAGTACAGAAGAAATATGTAAATTGATACAATAAACATTTCTCATATAAAACCTCAAAGTAAATCTTTGAGGTTTTTTTATTTTTTATGTGAAAAAATTCTAAATTCTATCCGGTTGATTTATAATGTTTGTTAAAAATTAAAAATAAGCTAACCCGATCCTATATATTTGCCCTCAAAAAATTCGAATGAAAGCATGCATTAAAATTATTTCGGTGTTGGGTCTCTTTGTGGCATTAGCTTCTTGCAAAACCCCTATTGTAGATAACTCTCATAAAAGCGACATGGCTAGAAATGTTGAAGAATTACAAAAAAGGGATCAGGCAGAAAAAGACAGAGTGGATGTTACAAGCCCTCAAAACAACTATGGAAAGCCCGTTTCAAAATAAGGAAATCTCCTTGGTAAATAAAATCTCTTGATTTATTCAGGAGTTTTTTATTTTTAATCGTATAGTTTTTCATGTCGTATTAACCATAAAATCTCCCTATTTTTGAGAGATTTTTATGTTAAAAATGAAACCAAAAGCCTTATTCAACTGGAGCAGCGGAAAAGATTCTGCCCTTGCCCTTTATAAAATACTACAGGAGGATCAATATGAAATTTCTACACTACTTACCAGCATCAATCAGGAGTTTCAAAGAATTTCTATGCATGGTGTACATGTCTCTCTTTTAGAAAAACAGGCAGAAAGCCTCGGAATTCCGTTAATTAAAATGGAGCTTCCCAAAGAGCCATCCATGGAAGAATACCAGCAAATTATGAGTAAAACAATGACTGAAATACAGGCTCAGGGTATTACTCATTCTGTTTTTGGGGATATTTTCCTAGAAGACCTGCGAAAATACAGAGAAGACCAACTAAATACCATCGGGATAAAAGCTGTATTTCCTCTTTGGAAACAAAATACCTCCCACCTCATCCATGAATTTTTAGATCTTGGCTTTAAAACCATTGTAACCTGCGTCAATGGATCTTACCTTGATAAAAGCTTTGCCGGACGAATTATTGATCAGAAATTCATTGATGATCTTCCTGAAAATGTAGATCCATGCGGAGAAAATGGGGAATTTCATACCTTTACTTTTGATGGGCCGATTTTCAAAAATCCAATTCAGTTTGAAATTGGAGAAACAGTAAAGAAAACGTATCCTAAACCAAAAACATCTCCTGATGAAGAAGATGGAGAATACGTTTTCTGGTTTTGTGATCTGCTATAAAAAAAGCCTGTGAATATTCTTTCACAGGCTTTTTCAATCTATTATTTCATTTCGTTCGGGATTTCATTCATAAGGTTAAATATTTACCGAATACTTCACAAGTATAGATT
The nucleotide sequence above comes from Chryseobacterium sp. 7. Encoded proteins:
- the rplM gene encoding 50S ribosomal protein L13, whose protein sequence is MNTLSYKTVSANKATANKEWVVVDAEGQPLGRLASTVAKILRGKHKTNFTPHVDCGDNVIVLNAGKITLSGNKWADKTYIWHTGYPGGQKSMTAAELQKKDSLKVLEKSVKGMLPKNRLGAAILKNLYLYEGTEHKHEAQQPKTINVNEFK
- the rpsI gene encoding 30S ribosomal protein S9; this encodes MSIVHKIGRRKTSVARVYVKPGSGVITVNGKDAKEYFSTDVMVYKLNQPFILSETVGQYDVTVNVFGGGNTGQAEAIRLGISRALCEINAEFRLALKPAGLLTRDARMVERKKPGQKKARKRFQFSKR
- the trmB gene encoding tRNA (guanosine(46)-N7)-methyltransferase TrmB, with product MGKNKLARFAENKILPNVIQPTREDALNGFELKGKWRDNFFKNNNPIVLELGCGKGEYSVGLAKTFPEKNFIGVDIKGARFWFGAKEAVDNNMTNVAFLRTQIELVDYFFAENEVDEIWITFPDPQIKYKRTKHRLTHPDFLNRYKKFLKPGGIIHLKTDSEFLHGYTLGYLQGAGYEIISAHHDIYGAPEYDPNTEHLRDIKTYYEELFSAKGKTITYIKFRIS
- a CDS encoding DUF6759 domain-containing protein encodes the protein MKKNFLTILFFTFLIPNFIQAQKGSKDILKSTNIKEIEEYLKNAHPDDPKKSVLKPKLIALKNSEWTKGARTAKPMEARPVIADIPKSALRNPNSDDAEEFKKLIAETSVQHKEKTVKLLNAMFNEDINRNEAILLFKNNSDCNIVLRIEGKEFYNLAVPARAENFIVLKKDSYTLNSNICDMKYSSLKDIKKSIFVTIENPNQSSKTEVKSAQKEPTPEKSPKKQKSKSKIG
- a CDS encoding diphthine--ammonia ligase, with protein sequence MKPKALFNWSSGKDSALALYKILQEDQYEISTLLTSINQEFQRISMHGVHVSLLEKQAESLGIPLIKMELPKEPSMEEYQQIMSKTMTEIQAQGITHSVFGDIFLEDLRKYREDQLNTIGIKAVFPLWKQNTSHLIHEFLDLGFKTIVTCVNGSYLDKSFAGRIIDQKFIDDLPENVDPCGENGEFHTFTFDGPIFKNPIQFEIGETVKKTYPKPKTSPDEEDGEYVFWFCDLL
- a CDS encoding methylmalonyl-CoA mutase family protein, whose protein sequence is METQKYTPTNKVRIVTAASLFDGHDAAINIMRRVIQGTGCEVIHLGHDKSAEEVVNTAIQEDANAIALTSYQGGHNEYFKYIYDLLREKNSPQIKIFGGGGGVILPEEIKDLMSYGIDRIYSPDDGRELGLQGMIDDLVHRSDFATGKDVTAKDLDDISFENPSSIAQIISAVENFSEEKPELVKAIDEKSKDLTIPIIGITGTGGAGKSSLTDELVRRFLRSNTDKKIAIISIDPSKKKTGGALLGDRIRMNAINDPRVYMRSMATRENNVSVSPFIHSALNVLKLAHPDVIILETSGIGQSGSEVSDFADVSMYVMTPEYGASTQLEKIDMLDYADLVALNKSDKRGALDALQAVRKQFQRNHLLWESPLDDMPVYATKASQFNDHGTTELYNRLVSKVNDKFSELNLKTFVEQEITEEVTIIPPKRVRYLSEIVENNKQYDINIEKQAELARKMYHIEGVKNIISNDVLDAEYQKAEKELQQDNIDFLKTWDDTKKAFHAEFYSYFVRGKEIKVETSTESLSHLRIPKIALPKYNDWGDLIKWKGQENLPGSFPYTAGIYPFKRTGEDPTRMFAGEGGPERTNRRFHYVSAEMPAKRLSTAFDSVTLYGQDPALPPDIYGKIGNAGVSIATLDDAKKLYSGFDLVNALTSVSMTINGPAPMLLAFFMNAAIDQNVEKYIKENGLEAKVEAKLKEKFDDKGLERPKYNGELPPSNNGLGLQLLGLTGDEVIPADVYAEIKAKTIATVRGTVQADILKEDQAQNTCIFSTEFALRLMGDVQEYFITEKVRNFYSVSISGYHIAEAGANPVSQLAFTLANGFTYVEYYLSRGMDINDFAPNLSFFFSNGIDPEYSVIGRVARRIWAKAMKLKYGADERSQMLKYHIQTSGRSLHAQEIDFNDIRTTLQALYAIYDNCNSLHTNAYDEAITTPTEQSVRRAMAIQLIINKELGLAKNENPLQGSFIIEELTDLVEEAVYAEFDRITERGGVLGAMETMYQRSKIQEESMHYEWLKHTGEYPIIGVNTFLGKDGSPTVLPGEVIRSTEEEKQAQIESLHNFQQANEGKSEEALNQLQHAAINQQNLFEMMMDAVKYCSLGQITNALFEVGGKYRRNM
- a CDS encoding DUF6759 domain-containing protein — its product is MRKLFVFAGISLILASCNVNYGSYPGRTSYPYPTSNAGNSANTEREYSELIKTYKPETADVLNDLLNSDDPKNPRTSISVENKSSCNMVLTVSGGNFFKKIPIGAGKIGYTMVPKNQNYRLSGVVCNSAYQSTKFVTTSYSIKLSN
- the rpsB gene encoding 30S ribosomal protein S2; the protein is MAKANVKDLLEAGVHFGHMTRKWNPNMAPYIFMEKNGIHIVDLHKTAVKLDEACSALEKLTSAGKKVLFVATKKQAKEVVAKHASELNMPYITERWPGGMLTNFVTIRKAVKKMNSIDKMKKDGTFETLSKKERLQVDRQRANLEKNLGSIADMVRLPSAVFVVDILREHIAVTEAKKLGIPVFGIVDTNSDPRKVDFVIPGNDDASKSIDMILSVVSESIKEGQSQRKADKEKSKEEGEKVSADTDADFDAE
- a CDS encoding DUF3667 domain-containing protein, with the protein product MSHGKLREDKTCLNCGHQVEERFCPHCGQENIESRQPFHFLFTHFIEDFTHYDGQFWRTIQYLFTKPGLLTKEYLAGKRQLYVAPVKLYIFISFLTFFLPNVLPHAKEEEEKPSKAKTEEKAKKQKEVSKDIVKDLQKGGVLSHETVNAAQKALEDDTLKIKDGKERDELFDSTFDPKEASIMHAYSMKQYDSIMAKDDTGIYTIMRPIAGKVFELKEDGYSKNQIWEKYKENFIHTIPKALFVYLPIFAFFLWVFHNKKKWWYFDHGIFTLHYFSFLLLAILVFIVGEKIVSFLPSSSLLTLLYVLACLGLGLYMTVYFFVAHHRVYETKKRISILKGSVLFIINYIGLILMFMVLMYLSFIMLH